One part of the [Pantoea] beijingensis genome encodes these proteins:
- a CDS encoding AraC family transcriptional regulator yields MSLKLTYYAPQHAKDARFFFRYEQANAKTEYLPHSHAWGQLIFVKCNVLQIHVEGERLLTPADFPVWVPPGKEHASYNNRQANFRTFNIAAVLCGGLPEKACLLNVGPIVNAIIDDCASRQLLVPDTDEDRRLCDVLLDQLRNAEVQESYLPMSQDKYLAPILQALEHNPADNTTLAQWAQRVYTTERTLSRRCQAQLGMSFSEWRQRLRFLHAISRLEQGMTVQNVALDLGYSSASSLIVMFQQQAGTTPDRYRTRPR; encoded by the coding sequence ATGTCGCTGAAGCTTACCTACTACGCACCACAGCATGCGAAAGATGCTCGCTTTTTCTTCCGCTATGAACAGGCCAACGCAAAAACAGAATATCTGCCACATAGCCATGCGTGGGGACAATTGATCTTTGTAAAATGTAATGTGTTGCAGATTCATGTCGAAGGAGAAAGATTGCTAACGCCCGCCGATTTTCCCGTGTGGGTCCCGCCGGGTAAAGAGCATGCCAGCTACAATAACCGTCAGGCGAACTTTCGCACCTTTAATATCGCTGCTGTGTTATGCGGCGGTCTGCCGGAGAAAGCCTGCCTGCTAAACGTTGGACCAATCGTTAATGCCATCATCGATGATTGTGCCTCACGTCAGTTGTTGGTGCCGGATACGGATGAGGATAGAAGGCTGTGCGATGTGCTACTCGACCAGTTGCGTAACGCTGAGGTGCAGGAAAGTTATTTGCCGATGTCACAGGATAAATATCTGGCGCCAATTCTACAGGCGCTGGAACATAATCCGGCCGATAACACCACGCTGGCGCAGTGGGCGCAACGCGTTTACACCACGGAGCGCACCCTTTCGCGTCGTTGTCAGGCCCAATTAGGCATGTCTTTCAGCGAATGGCGTCAGCGCTTGCGCTTCTTGCATGCTATTTCCCGATTGGAGCAGGGAATGACGGTGCAGAATGTGGCGCTTGATTTGGGATACAGTTCTGCTTCGTCTTTAATTGTGATGTTTCAGCAGCAAGCTGGTACAACGCCAGATCGCTACCGTACCCGGCCTCGTTGA